From the Armatimonadota bacterium genome, one window contains:
- a CDS encoding GNAT family N-acetyltransferase, which produces MQKTIHVRNLEKDDLSAIVDIEDRVTGVARRDYWEKRIELSEAIRPHWTSLVAEMDDRVVGFLLGRAGELEFGLPGNVAWIEIIGVHPAYRGQGVARRLVERFTDSAEDHGIDTIFTIVDRDNTEMEGFFEHLGFVQGRMLHFQKRIGR; this is translated from the coding sequence ATGCAGAAGACCATCCACGTCAGGAACCTGGAGAAGGACGACCTCTCCGCCATCGTAGATATCGAGGACCGGGTCACGGGTGTGGCCCGCCGGGACTACTGGGAGAAGCGGATCGAGCTGTCTGAGGCCATCCGCCCGCACTGGACCTCGCTGGTAGCCGAGATGGACGACCGGGTCGTCGGCTTCCTGCTCGGCCGCGCGGGCGAGCTGGAGTTCGGCCTGCCCGGCAACGTGGCCTGGATCGAGATCATCGGCGTCCACCCCGCCTACCGCGGCCAGGGGGTGGCGAGGCGGCTGGTGGAGCGCTTCACCGACTCGGCCGAGGACCACGGCATCGACACGATCTTCACCATCGTGGACCGCGACAACACCGAGATGGAGGGGTTCTTCGAGCACCTCGGCTTCGTCCAGGGCCGCATGCTCCACTTTCAGAAGCGCATCGGGCGCTGA
- a CDS encoding ABC transporter substrate-binding protein, protein MTKLSLTLACWDYDRTRPLMDGRVQAEGLDLNLICLPVEEIFWRQVRHQEFDVSEFSLAYLTHFRSRGDWEYVGIPVFLSRMFRHGCVYINTRAGIRCPQDLAGKPVGLPAYQMTATVWVRGLFQHEYGLPPERVTWLYSREDIFPFDPPPGLSLRRIGPGQSLSAMLEAGEIVALITARKPEAFVTGSGAVGRLFPDYRAAEEDYFRRTGIFPIMHTLVVRAEIARRHPWVPQSLYKAFDQARQLCYQDMAEAAALKYSLPWLLDEVERTQRLMGQDFWPYGLEPNRRALETLVRYAHEQGLAARLIPIEQLFAEGTLDQYSIW, encoded by the coding sequence GTGACCAAGCTGTCGCTCACCCTGGCCTGCTGGGACTACGACCGCACCCGCCCGCTCATGGACGGCCGCGTCCAGGCCGAGGGCCTGGACCTCAACCTCATCTGCCTGCCGGTGGAGGAGATCTTCTGGCGCCAGGTCCGCCACCAGGAGTTCGACGTCTCCGAGTTCAGCCTGGCCTACCTCACCCACTTTCGCTCCCGCGGCGACTGGGAGTACGTGGGCATCCCGGTCTTCCTCTCGCGCATGTTCCGCCATGGGTGCGTGTACATCAATACCCGCGCCGGCATCCGCTGCCCCCAGGATCTAGCCGGCAAGCCGGTCGGCCTGCCCGCCTACCAGATGACCGCCACCGTCTGGGTGCGCGGCCTGTTCCAGCACGAGTACGGGCTGCCACCGGAGCGCGTCACCTGGCTCTACTCGCGCGAGGACATCTTCCCCTTCGATCCACCGCCCGGCCTCAGCCTGCGGCGCATCGGCCCCGGCCAGAGCCTCAGCGCCATGCTGGAGGCAGGCGAGATCGTGGCGCTGATCACCGCCCGCAAGCCCGAGGCGTTCGTCACCGGCTCGGGCGCGGTCGGGCGCCTCTTCCCGGACTACCGCGCGGCCGAGGAGGACTACTTCCGACGGACCGGCATCTTCCCTATCATGCACACGCTGGTGGTGCGCGCCGAGATCGCGCGGCGGCACCCCTGGGTCCCGCAGAGCCTGTATAAAGCCTTCGACCAGGCGCGCCAGCTCTGCTACCAGGACATGGCCGAGGCCGCCGCGCTGAAATACAGCCTGCCCTGGCTGCTGGACGAGGTGGAGCGGACGCAGCGTCTCATGGGCCAGGACTTCTGGCCTTATGGCCTGGAGCCCAACCGCCGCGCGCTGGAGACCCTGGTCCGCTACGCCCACGAGCAGGGCCTCGCCGCCCGGCTCATCCCCATCGAGCAGCTCTTCGCCGAGGGCACCCTGGACCAGTACAGCATCTGGTGA
- a CDS encoding molybdopterin-dependent oxidoreductase produces MALTQPAAQPARDAWIPTACDMCYNGCSVRVHVVDGVAVKVEGIPGAPPNYGVLCAKGNAALMSLYSPYRVTKPLRRTNPDKGIGVDPRWKEISWEEALDELCARLKQVREKDPRALIGASFDGHSFQPFWAFLSAFGTPNFTTVSAGFFCGNGVHPVAYTLTGSNDIHPDITSCNYLIQFGTQYGFAAQMNAMGLTLEMAEARRRGMKLVVVDPICSTPAAKADEWVPILPGTDAALCLAMMHVLVHEAGVYDAEFLRRYSNGPYLVGEDGRYRRDPHTSKPLVWAGGRAVPYDAADPDQVALEGRYPEPTAFEVFKAHLREWTPERAEQITSVPAATTRRLAREFGEAARIGATIEIAGVRVPWRPACASWYRAVSQHKNAWMNGYAVALLNTLVGAVDVPGGILNATASGPTWAPGEGPDGLIDARNPYTRHHRRSLPPREVKPPETVELVELFPVSIYSRAMLWLTLLEPDNYRLPYRPEVLIQCRSNLMATTADPRVMAEAIKKIPFVVSFCDQLNETALMADLVLPDTNSLERLAPFVLNPYLQYRHAPTSGRPWAFNFQQPVVPPQGEARHWIEVLLEVARRLGMTAELNAAFNAILQLDDAHRLEGNRAYTWAEIADRWARAWCGDAHGLDYFRQHGYYELAARGVKETYPRPFHSGRIPIYLEHFYGAGEAVRKVTHELGIEWDTSGYYPLVEWRPCPPYLQRQPPHDLFLVNYKVSWLTFSISIDNALLLDLCERRGDGFAVAMHPDTARRRGLREGQRVVLETPEGRRAEAVLHLTEALHPQVVACPAILGRWGAANPKARGRGLHYNSLIRYAMDRLDTVSAALDACVVVDVRAAD; encoded by the coding sequence ATGGCGCTCACACAACCCGCCGCGCAGCCCGCCCGGGACGCCTGGATCCCCACCGCTTGCGACATGTGCTACAACGGCTGCTCCGTGCGGGTGCACGTGGTGGACGGCGTGGCAGTCAAGGTGGAGGGCATCCCGGGCGCCCCGCCCAACTACGGCGTGCTGTGCGCCAAGGGCAACGCCGCCCTGATGAGCCTGTACAGCCCGTACCGCGTGACGAAGCCCCTGCGCCGCACCAACCCGGACAAGGGGATCGGCGTGGACCCGCGCTGGAAGGAAATCTCCTGGGAGGAGGCGCTGGACGAGCTGTGCGCGCGGCTCAAGCAGGTGCGCGAGAAAGACCCCCGCGCGCTCATTGGCGCCAGCTTCGACGGCCACTCCTTCCAGCCCTTCTGGGCCTTCCTGAGCGCCTTCGGCACGCCCAACTTCACCACCGTGTCGGCCGGCTTCTTCTGCGGCAACGGCGTCCATCCGGTGGCGTACACCCTGACCGGCTCCAACGACATCCACCCGGACATCACCTCCTGCAACTACCTGATCCAGTTCGGCACCCAGTACGGCTTTGCCGCCCAGATGAACGCCATGGGCCTCACCCTGGAGATGGCCGAAGCGCGGCGGCGCGGCATGAAGCTGGTGGTCGTGGACCCCATCTGCTCGACCCCGGCGGCCAAGGCCGATGAGTGGGTGCCCATCCTGCCCGGCACCGACGCAGCCCTGTGCCTGGCGATGATGCACGTGCTCGTCCACGAGGCGGGCGTGTACGACGCCGAGTTCCTGCGCCGCTACTCCAACGGTCCCTACCTGGTGGGCGAGGACGGCCGCTACCGGCGCGACCCGCATACGAGCAAGCCGCTGGTCTGGGCGGGCGGCCGCGCCGTGCCCTACGATGCGGCGGACCCCGATCAGGTGGCCCTGGAGGGCCGCTACCCCGAGCCGACTGCCTTCGAGGTCTTCAAGGCGCACCTCCGGGAGTGGACCCCCGAGCGCGCCGAGCAGATCACCAGCGTGCCGGCCGCCACCACTCGCCGCCTCGCCCGCGAGTTTGGCGAGGCGGCCCGCATCGGGGCGACCATCGAGATCGCTGGGGTGCGGGTCCCCTGGCGCCCGGCCTGCGCCTCCTGGTACCGCGCCGTCTCCCAGCACAAGAACGCCTGGATGAACGGCTACGCCGTGGCGCTGCTGAACACCCTGGTCGGGGCGGTGGACGTGCCGGGCGGCATCCTCAACGCCACCGCCAGCGGCCCCACCTGGGCGCCCGGCGAGGGCCCGGACGGACTGATCGATGCCCGCAACCCGTACACCCGCCACCACCGCCGCTCGCTCCCCCCGCGCGAGGTGAAGCCGCCAGAGACGGTGGAACTGGTGGAGCTGTTCCCGGTCTCCATCTACTCCCGTGCCATGCTCTGGCTGACGCTGCTGGAGCCGGACAACTACCGCCTGCCGTACCGGCCGGAGGTCCTGATCCAGTGCCGCAGCAACCTGATGGCCACTACCGCCGACCCGCGAGTCATGGCCGAGGCGATCAAGAAGATCCCCTTCGTGGTGTCCTTCTGCGACCAGCTCAACGAGACCGCGCTGATGGCCGACCTGGTGCTGCCGGACACCAACAGCCTGGAGCGGCTGGCGCCGTTCGTGCTCAACCCGTACCTCCAGTACCGCCATGCCCCCACCTCCGGCCGCCCCTGGGCCTTCAACTTCCAGCAGCCGGTGGTGCCGCCGCAGGGCGAGGCGCGCCACTGGATCGAGGTTCTGCTGGAGGTGGCCCGGCGCCTCGGCATGACCGCCGAGCTGAACGCCGCCTTCAACGCCATCCTGCAGCTCGACGACGCGCACCGCCTGGAGGGCAACCGCGCCTACACCTGGGCGGAGATCGCCGACCGCTGGGCCAGGGCCTGGTGCGGCGACGCGCACGGCCTCGACTACTTCCGGCAGCACGGCTACTACGAGCTGGCGGCGCGGGGTGTGAAGGAGACCTACCCCCGGCCCTTCCACTCTGGGCGCATCCCCATCTACCTGGAGCACTTCTACGGCGCGGGCGAGGCGGTCAGGAAGGTCACCCACGAGCTGGGCATCGAGTGGGATACCAGCGGCTACTATCCCCTGGTGGAGTGGCGCCCGTGCCCGCCCTACCTCCAACGCCAGCCTCCCCACGACCTGTTCCTGGTCAACTACAAAGTCTCCTGGCTGACCTTCTCCATCTCGATCGACAACGCCCTGCTGCTGGACCTGTGCGAGCGCCGGGGCGACGGCTTCGCCGTGGCCATGCACCCGGATACCGCGCGTCGGCGCGGCCTGCGCGAGGGCCAGCGGGTGGTCCTGGAGACCCCGGAGGGCCGCCGCGCCGAGGCGGTGCTTCACCTGACGGAAGCGCTGCATCCCCAGGTGGTGGCCTGCCCGGCTATCCTGGGGCGCTGGGGCGCCGCCAACCCGAAGGCCCGCGGCCGGGGTCTCCACTACAACAGCCTGATCCGCTACGCCATGGACCGTCTGGACACCGTCTCCGCCGCGCTCGACGCCTGCGTGGTGGTGGACGTGCGTGCAGCGGACTGA
- a CDS encoding molybdopterin-dependent oxidoreductase — translation MAAQPTAALPTEDVWIPTACDMCYNGCSIRVRRVNGMAVKIEGLPDAPPNYGRVCAKGNAALMSLYNPHRIATPLVRTNPEKGIGVDPRWKEVSWDEALDLLTEKLRAARAKDPRSVVGATFDGYSHFMLRAFLTAFGSPNLTTASAGFFCGNGMHPVAYTLTGSNDVHPDLERCDYLLMFGTSYGFVAQANAMGLTREMAAACRRGMRLVVVDPVCTYAASKADEWVPIRPGTDAALALSLLYVLAHERGTYDRDYLARYTNAAYLIGPDGYYRREPESGKPQVWDASAARPAAYDQVDWRHAAMEGTFLVDGVEVRPALQLLLEHLKAYPPERAAEITTVPAATIRRLAGEMAAAARLGASIRLDGHALPLRPFAAIWYRGISAHRWAMHNGMAIGLLNVLLGAVDVPGGLLNATASGPDWQPLEGPDGLLVSANPYTVRHMRTPIPPRKVTPPETLELIELFPVSVYARAMLWLGLLHADTFGLPYRAEVLLHTRTNLLATGADPQVMAEALKTIPFICSFADQHDETTQFADLVLPDQHALERLVPIAYNPYYRYNQAALPGEAWSFNFQRPVVQPFGQARYWIEVLLELAERLDLLPDLYTAFNAIARLEGAYRLDPARKYTWAEICDRWARSYCGDEHGLDYFLAHGYYKDGPRNVPQSYPRPFHSGRIPIYLEHFLGAGEAVARLTRQRGIAWDTSGYVPLVEWRPCPAYADSPPEYDLFLVNQKLPFLTFSFTSENAWLMDLAERNARVFNVGIHAATARRKGIRDGDAIELETPSGRRARAVARLTEGLHPECLSVPSVLGRWITWNPRARQGVHFNSLVEYSLERFDTMAAAVDACVRVRVRKA, via the coding sequence ATGGCGGCGCAACCGACCGCTGCGCTCCCAACCGAAGACGTCTGGATTCCCACCGCCTGCGACATGTGCTACAACGGCTGCTCCATCCGCGTGCGCCGCGTCAATGGGATGGCCGTGAAGATCGAGGGCCTCCCGGACGCGCCCCCCAACTACGGCAGAGTCTGCGCCAAGGGCAACGCCGCCCTGATGAGTCTGTATAACCCGCATCGCATCGCCACCCCCCTGGTCCGCACCAATCCCGAGAAGGGCATTGGCGTCGATCCCCGCTGGAAGGAGGTCTCCTGGGACGAGGCGCTGGACCTGCTCACCGAGAAGCTGCGGGCCGCCCGCGCGAAGGACCCCCGCAGCGTCGTCGGCGCCACCTTCGACGGCTACTCCCACTTCATGCTGCGCGCCTTCCTGACCGCTTTCGGCAGCCCCAACCTGACCACCGCCTCGGCCGGCTTCTTCTGCGGCAACGGCATGCACCCCGTCGCGTATACCCTGACCGGCTCCAACGACGTCCACCCGGACCTGGAGCGGTGCGACTACCTGCTCATGTTCGGCACCTCCTACGGTTTCGTCGCCCAGGCCAACGCCATGGGCCTCACCCGCGAGATGGCTGCCGCCTGCCGCCGCGGGATGCGGCTGGTGGTGGTGGACCCGGTCTGCACCTACGCCGCCTCCAAGGCCGACGAGTGGGTGCCCATCCGCCCCGGCACCGACGCCGCCCTCGCGCTCTCGCTCCTGTACGTGCTGGCGCACGAGCGGGGGACCTACGACCGCGACTACCTGGCCCGCTACACCAACGCTGCCTATCTGATCGGGCCGGACGGCTACTACCGGCGCGAGCCCGAGAGCGGCAAGCCCCAGGTGTGGGACGCCAGCGCCGCCCGCCCCGCCGCCTACGACCAGGTGGACTGGCGGCACGCGGCGATGGAGGGCACCTTCCTGGTGGACGGTGTGGAGGTCCGCCCCGCCCTGCAGCTCTTGCTGGAGCACCTGAAGGCCTATCCACCGGAGCGCGCGGCGGAGATCACGACCGTGCCGGCCGCCACCATTCGCCGCCTGGCCGGCGAGATGGCTGCCGCGGCGCGCCTGGGCGCCAGCATTCGCCTGGACGGGCACGCGCTACCGCTGCGCCCCTTCGCCGCCATCTGGTACCGCGGCATCTCCGCCCACCGCTGGGCCATGCACAACGGCATGGCCATCGGCCTGCTGAACGTGCTGCTGGGCGCGGTGGACGTGCCCGGCGGGCTGCTGAACGCCACCGCCTCCGGCCCGGACTGGCAGCCGCTGGAGGGGCCGGACGGGCTGCTGGTGTCCGCCAACCCGTATACGGTCCGCCACATGCGCACCCCCATCCCGCCACGCAAGGTCACCCCGCCGGAGACGCTGGAGCTGATCGAGCTGTTCCCCGTCTCGGTCTACGCCCGCGCCATGCTCTGGCTGGGGCTGCTGCACGCCGACACCTTCGGCCTGCCCTACCGGGCGGAGGTGCTGCTCCATACACGCACCAACCTGCTGGCCACCGGCGCCGATCCTCAGGTGATGGCCGAGGCGCTCAAGACCATTCCCTTCATCTGCTCCTTCGCTGACCAGCACGACGAGACCACCCAGTTCGCCGACCTGGTGCTGCCCGATCAGCACGCCCTGGAGCGGCTGGTGCCCATCGCCTACAACCCCTACTACCGCTACAACCAGGCTGCCCTGCCGGGCGAGGCCTGGAGCTTCAACTTCCAGCGCCCGGTGGTGCAGCCCTTCGGCCAGGCCCGCTACTGGATCGAGGTGCTGCTGGAGCTGGCCGAGCGGCTGGACCTCCTGCCGGACCTGTACACGGCCTTCAACGCCATCGCCCGCCTGGAGGGGGCGTACCGCCTCGACCCGGCCCGCAAGTACACCTGGGCCGAGATCTGCGACCGCTGGGCCCGCTCCTACTGCGGCGACGAGCACGGTCTGGACTACTTCCTGGCCCACGGCTACTACAAGGACGGGCCGCGGAACGTGCCGCAGAGCTATCCCCGCCCCTTCCACTCCGGGCGCATCCCCATCTACCTGGAGCACTTCCTGGGCGCGGGCGAGGCGGTGGCCCGTCTCACCCGCCAGCGCGGCATCGCCTGGGATACCTCCGGCTACGTGCCACTGGTGGAGTGGCGCCCCTGCCCAGCCTACGCCGACAGCCCGCCCGAGTACGACCTGTTCCTGGTAAACCAGAAGCTGCCCTTCCTGACCTTCTCCTTCACCAGCGAGAACGCCTGGCTGATGGACCTGGCCGAGCGCAACGCCAGGGTGTTCAACGTGGGCATCCACGCCGCTACCGCGCGGCGCAAGGGCATCCGCGACGGCGACGCCATCGAGCTGGAGACCCCCTCCGGGCGTCGCGCCCGCGCGGTGGCCCGCCTGACCGAGGGCCTCCATCCGGAGTGCCTGTCCGTGCCCAGCGTCCTCGGCCGCTGGATCACCTGGAACCCCCGCGCCCGCCAGGGGGTCCACTTCAACAGCCTGGTTGAGTACAGCCTGGAGCGCTTCGACACCATGGCCGCCGCCGTGGACGCGTGCGTGAGGGTCCGAGTAAGGAAGGCGTGA
- the nrfD gene encoding NrfD/PsrC family molybdoenzyme membrane anchor subunit: MSAVVNPFTGRWIMEPKPQNVWGIPHALWFTFMGVGGALFLDRALFGVELGRVLGMPLADLLSLLFIGVGGLILIADLGRPFRVLRALANPRTSWISIGAICDFIFMGLDGLWTLGELNLGGGPLFGAGWASSPLSIAFQVIAGAAALVVIVYPGLVLAFSPSIPFWNTTLIPLQFLAYAFSSAVGLALVSTLWAPVGQATLRGWLAVESGLLVVCLLLQVAHLLNGSYSHTAARISVQRLLGGELQPAFVYGTLVLGLLAPAALGLWGGLASTAGSASTILAAAGLVAVVGNWFSKFSVIKAGTYAPFL, encoded by the coding sequence ATGTCAGCCGTGGTCAACCCGTTCACCGGCCGCTGGATCATGGAGCCCAAGCCGCAGAACGTGTGGGGTATCCCGCATGCGCTGTGGTTCACCTTCATGGGCGTGGGCGGCGCGCTGTTCCTCGACCGGGCACTGTTCGGGGTCGAGCTAGGACGTGTGCTGGGCATGCCCCTGGCCGACCTGCTCAGCCTGCTGTTCATCGGCGTGGGCGGCCTGATCCTGATCGCCGACCTGGGCAGGCCCTTCCGCGTGCTGCGCGCCCTGGCCAACCCGCGCACCTCCTGGATCAGCATCGGCGCCATCTGCGACTTCATCTTCATGGGCCTGGACGGACTGTGGACCCTGGGCGAGCTCAACCTCGGCGGCGGGCCGCTGTTCGGCGCCGGATGGGCCAGCTCCCCGCTGAGCATCGCGTTCCAGGTCATCGCGGGCGCGGCTGCCCTGGTGGTGATCGTCTACCCGGGCCTGGTGCTGGCCTTCTCGCCCTCCATCCCCTTCTGGAACACCACCCTCATCCCGCTCCAGTTCCTGGCCTACGCCTTCAGCAGCGCGGTCGGGCTGGCGCTGGTCTCCACCCTGTGGGCGCCGGTCGGCCAGGCCACCCTGCGCGGCTGGCTGGCCGTGGAGAGCGGCCTGCTCGTGGTCTGCCTGCTGCTGCAGGTGGCCCACCTGCTGAACGGCTCATACAGCCACACCGCCGCCCGTATCTCGGTGCAGCGCCTGCTGGGCGGCGAGCTCCAGCCGGCCTTCGTCTATGGCACGCTGGTGCTGGGGCTGCTGGCGCCGGCCGCGCTGGGGCTGTGGGGCGGGCTCGCCTCTACCGCCGGGTCCGCCTCGACCATCCTGGCGGCCGCCGGCCTGGTCGCGGTGGTGGGCAACTGGTTCTCCAAGTTCTCCGTGATCAAGGCCGGCACGTACGCGCCGTTCCTGTAG
- a CDS encoding 4Fe-4S dicluster domain-containing protein produces the protein MTRWGMVLDLTTCVGCYACSVACKVENGTPPGVWLAPVYEKEVGTYPTVKRVFLPALCMHCKDAPCVKACPTRAITKRADGIVTVNHDVCCGSRACVAACPYGALHYVEEIKSEFGGELTPFERALYKDGRVVGTVMKCTFCVHRIDQGIYEPACVQTCPTRCRVFGDLDDPNSEVSRLIRQRNGVQPRPEAGTDPSVYYLR, from the coding sequence ATGACTCGCTGGGGAATGGTCCTGGACCTGACGACCTGCGTTGGCTGCTACGCCTGCTCGGTAGCGTGCAAGGTGGAGAACGGCACGCCGCCCGGGGTATGGCTGGCCCCTGTGTACGAGAAGGAGGTCGGCACCTACCCCACCGTCAAGCGCGTGTTCCTGCCCGCGCTGTGCATGCACTGCAAGGACGCCCCGTGTGTCAAGGCCTGCCCAACCAGGGCCATCACCAAGCGTGCCGATGGCATCGTGACCGTCAACCACGACGTGTGCTGCGGCAGCCGCGCCTGCGTGGCGGCCTGCCCCTACGGGGCGCTGCACTACGTGGAGGAGATCAAGAGCGAGTTCGGGGGCGAGCTGACGCCCTTCGAGCGCGCGCTCTACAAGGATGGGCGGGTGGTCGGCACGGTGATGAAGTGCACCTTCTGCGTGCACCGCATCGACCAGGGCATCTACGAGCCCGCCTGCGTCCAGACCTGCCCCACCCGGTGCCGCGTCTTCGGCGACCTGGACGACCCCAACAGCGAGGTCTCCAGGCTCATCCGCCAGCGTAACGGGGTGCAGCCGCGCCCCGAGGCGGGGACGGATCCCTCAGTGTACTACCTGCGGTAG